The stretch of DNA TCACCACGGCCACAGAGAGGGAGCGCGTGCACACAAACACCCGCCCACACACGCCCACGCAGCCCCGTTCACGACGGCCACAGAGAGGGAGCGTGTGCACAAACACCCGCCCACACACGCCCACGGCAGCACCGCCCACGACGGCCACAGAGAGGGAGCGCGTGCACAAACACCCGCCCACACACGCCCACGGCAGCACCGTTCACGACGGCCACAGAGAGGGAGCGCGTGCACACAAACACCCGCCCACACACGCCCACGGCAGCACCGCCCACGACGGCCACAGAGAGGGAGCGTGTGCACAAACACCCGCCCACACACGCCCGCGGCAGCACCGTTCACGACGGCCACAGAGAGGGAGCGCGTGCACAAACACCCGCCCACACACGCCCGCGGCAGCACCGTTCACGACGGCCACAGAGAGGGAGCGCGTGCACAAACACCCGCCCACACACGCCCACGGCAGCACCACGGCCACAGAGAGGGAGCGACCGTGCAGCACGGAGGGACGAGCGGTCAGCACAGCGCGGCCAGCCACACACCGGAACACAACTCAGCCAGGAGAGGAACCAGGCTTTGACCCGGGCCGCAGCGCGGATGTCGCGTTCCGTGACAGACGCcggacacaaaaggccacacagtGTGTGATCCCGTTTCTATGAAGTGTCCAGGACAGGCCGAGCCACAGAGGCAGGAGGGGGCTGCGTGGGTGCTGTGCTGCAGGAGGGGCGTGGGAATGACTGCTCCTGGGGACGGGGTTTCgttttggggtgatggaatgtTCTGGAACTGGACAGAGGTGCCAGCTGCACGTTGTGGATGTGCTAAGCGCCACTTGATTGTGCGCTTTCACGTGGAAATCTCACCCTACGTGTGTGTTACCACAATAAACAGAAAACTCTGGGTGGTGTGTCCGAGGCCTCCCCTGCGTGGCGGGACGCCCAAGGTCAACCTCCTTCCAGAGCCAGCGGTGTGATGCGGACTGTGAACTTGGACAGAGCCCCAAATCCTTCCCAGTGCTGATAAAACTTGTGGTTTTGATGTTTTGAGACACTGCTGTGTCCTGGCACGGGTGGGCCCGTTTCTGTGGCTTGTTCTTTATCGAGCTGCAGCTCTGTCCGGGCGGCAGAGCAGTGGGACCTGCGAGTGTCCTCTCTCTGGGCTGCTCAGAGCACACCGCCCTCTCCCCACAGGCCCGGCCAAGCCCCGGCCGTCCCACCCAGGAGGGTCCTCACCTCTCCCATCACAGCGATCGGCGTCTCTCCGGTGGCCTCCGCGACGCGGTGCTCCACCAGGTAGAACATGTACTCGTCGTAGAGCAGGCGGATGAGGTGGAAGGAGCCGAAGCTGGCGGCGCTGCGCAGGGTCAGGTCCCGGATCACCATGGAGCTGGGGACAAGCGGACAGAGGCTGGGGACCCTCAGGGGAGCATGGAACCCGGGCCCCGGGCCAGACTTCATGGCAGCAACACACCCCCTGCTCTACGTTCCCTGGGGAACCCAGAGGCTGAGTGATCCTAAGACCTGCAGGCCTACGCGGGGGCTGACGGGCTGCCGAGACCCTGGGCCCACGTGACGGACAGGTGGGGCAGGCCTGCGCGCTCAGTTCCAGAGACCACCTGGGGAACAGGAGAGGGAGATGGGCAGTCAGCCCCAAAGCGACAGGCTGCTGGAAACACAACTGTGGCTGGTGCTAGCGCAGGCGCTAGATGGGATCTTAGCTGGTCTTTCTAGTGACATTTCGGACTCCGAATCAGAGCACAGGCTGGCAGCTGGTGCCTGTCTCCCCAGCAGGAGGCGCTTTTCCCCACCTTCCCCGTATCCTTGCCACCTCCCGCCATTCCTCAGCCTGTGGTTTCAGGCAcctaaaaacaagacaaaaagccAGGGTGCTTTAGTCTCTGTCAGCGAAAGCAGGGGTTTCAGAGACTTCAGCCCAGATCCAGTCCGCATCCAGCCCTCAGCCTGTGTGCTGACAATGCTTTACATTTTGAAATGGTTGGAAAAAGTCAAAAGAATAATTATATTCGGTGGCACGTggaaattacatgaaattcacaTTTTGGTGTCCACAGACAGTTTCACTGGCACGCGTCATGCCCGTTCCTATGTTGTCTTTCCTAGGATGGCTGCAAATACTACCTGGTTCTTTCTGGGAGAGGCGGCCCCTGACCTAAAGGATCAGTATAAGACCAAAgggggctaggcacggtggctcacacctgtaatcccagcactttgggaggccaaggcgggcagatcacttggcctcaggagttctagaccagcctggccaacatggtgaaacgccatctctactaagaatacaaaaattactgaggcatggtggcacatgcctgtaatcccagctactcgggaggctaaggcaggaaaattgcttgaagctgggaggcggaggctgcagtgagccgagatcatgttgctgcactctagcctgggtgacagagcaacactccatctcaaaaaaaaagaatgaagtggaaCAATGTCTCAGTCCTCCTATAAGACCTAAAGGACTTATATACAGTGGCACCTGATTAAAAACTTTGGCCTACAAGCCAGGCGGCCCCCAATGCCCAACTGCCCTGGCTCGAAGTATACTTTCATAAACTCTCAGTTACGTCTAATCGGTATCGAGCGATAAAAAGAAGACACGGGCTTGAGAAAGGCAAAGACAGCCGCACTATGAAGACCACCAAAGCTGTCTATCCTTAAGTGTCAAGCATAGCTGCAAagcccccagccccctcctgTTCCTCCGGGCCCACCCAGGTTGGCTTCCAAGCCCCCTTTCCCCAAAGGCCTCCCCCACGCAGATGAGGTGCTGGCACTCTGCAACCAGCTTCCCCACAGCCCCGGTGGCTGGTGCGATGCTTCAGTCCAAAGTATTTCCAGAACATCGCCTGCGGTCACCCCGGTATCTCTGGGTTCCCAAATGGGCTCGCAGCTCCCAGAAAGTAGGAGCATCGGCCGACCACCACCAAGGGAGGCCCAGCCAGAGCTTGGGGATGACCAGCCAAGGCGTCAGTCCACATGCTACCATTTTCTAGTGGGTGCTACAGAAATAAATCCCGTaaacctaatttttattttttatgactgcactGCACGTGCATAAGAATGAAGTCagaccaggcgcggtgactcacgactggaatcgcagcactttgggaggctgaggcaggtgaatcacctgaggtcaggagtttgagagcagcccggccaacatggcaaaaccccgtctctactaaaaatacaaaaatcagccaggcctggtggtgggcacctgtaatcccagctattcaggaggctgaggcacgagaagtgcttgaacccgggaaggggaggttgcggtgagccgagatcgcaccactgcactccagcctggtgacagagcgagactctgtctcaaaaaacaagcaaacaagagAATGAAGTGGAACAGTGTCTCGGTCTCCCTTGTGAAGAGCACCCTCACCTTGCAGACGTGACCCCGATCCCCTCCAGCTCTGAGCTGTGCTCTTCTCTGGCTGGCAGGCACCTCAGTCCTGCGCTCACTCTGCTCTTCTCAATTCTTCAACTTGCAACCTTCCCTCTGTCCATGGAGACTGGCATCGGCATCCCTACGCTGTCTCTTCCCTTGCTCTTCCTCCCTCATTATCCCAGTGTGGCTTTATTGTAATTTCTGGCTACACTGGTGTTTCTGTTATGTGGCAGTGGTGTGCTGGGTCCATGGCAGAGCCGCATAGTCTATTAGGCGTGTGGTTcctctcattcattcactgagcCAGCATTTAAACAGAAGTGAGGTCCCAGCACTCGGGTAGCATGCCTGAtcatgcaggagacagacaacAGACAAGTGAACAGATGACAGGTGACGGTCAATGCCAGGAGAAAGGCAAGGCATGGGGCATGCAAAGTGGGAAAGAATGGGCCATCTTATTTACAGAGGCTGGGGGTGAGGGATTTCTCTGCGGGTGATGGGTTTCTCTGCGTGGCTGTCTGGGGGAAAGATGTTCCAGGCAAGGGgggcaggtgcaaaggccctgaggcagcgTGGCCAGGGGAGTGTGTAAGGAGACAGCTGAGAACAGGGGTGCTGGCTGGCCAGCTGAGGGGTCAGCAaacttgttcttatttttttttttttcttgagatggagtttggctcctgttgcccaggctggagtgaagtagcacagtcttggctcattgcaacctctgcctcctggattcaagtgattctcctgctgcagcctcccaagtagctgggatttcaggtgcccaccaccacgcctgactaatttttatatttttagtagagatggggtttcgccatgttggccagtctggtcttgaacttctgaccccaagtgatccacctgcctcagcctcccaaagtgtggggattacaggcgtgagccactgcacccagccaggcaaaCTCGTTTTCACGCttgccagatagtaaatattttcagctttgtagCCAACAGTCAAACTGTTTTGTTTGCATTGACAGCTGTAGCTGATCTGTGAATTAATGCATGTGGCTGaggttccaataaaactttatttgcacaATGGGCTGgggcagtgatatggtttggctctgtgtccccacccaaatctcaccttgaattgtaatgatccccatgtgttgtgggagggacctggtgggaggtagttgaatcatggggacagatgtttcctgtgctgttctcttgagagtgaataagtctcatgagatgtgatggttttataaaggcgagttcccctgcacatgctctcttgcctgccgccatggaagatgtgcctttgctcttccttggCCTTCCGCCAtgcttgtgaggcctccccagccaggtggaactgtgagtccattcaacctatttttctttataaattacccagtgttgggTATGTCTGTatcagcagcgtgagaatggactaataataCAGGTGGGGATAACAATTTGGCCCTGTGGCCATAGCTCATCCATGCGCTGGGTCACGTGGGGCCTGTCAGCCACAGAACAGCTTTGTTTTTTCCTGGGGTAATAActggctcttttttaaaaaatgcacattttCCATGTACTCAGCGAGACTAAAACTCCTTGACAGAACTGCAGGAGGCATCTTGGTGCCTTTCCTGGGGACGATCCCTCTGGAAGCCTTGGCTCCCCTGCCCTGGTCTGCACAGGTTAGGTCTGTAGCTTGGAAATGATTTCCCTTCAGAGCTCTCAGGACATCGCTCTACTGCCTTCTGGGTTTCTGCACATTGTTCGGAAGCCTAATGCTGCTCCCATCCCCagcctgtttctttctctctggaaGCTTTTGTGGTTGTTTCTCAAACTTGGTGTTTCGAAATTTCACCAGGAGCCTCCTTGTGCCCTTCAGTTCTGAGACAGCTTTTTTCACCcccttagagatggggtcttgctctgtcactcaggctagggtacagtggtgcaatcttggctcactgcagcctggaccgcctgggctcaaggatccttccacctcagcctcccaagtatctgggaccacaggcacatgccaccacgtccagctaagtttttttactttttgtagaggtcCTGATATTttccccagggtggtctcgaatttctggtctccagccatcctcctgccttggcctcccaaagtggtgggattataagtatgagccaccatgcccagcccccagtgATGATTTCTGTCTGCAGAACTTGCAACTTAGTATGTAGGCCACGGTGGCCTTCTGGGCCTGCTCCTGGGAGCCGCTGGTCATGAGTGAGGCCCCCAGCCAGGTAGTTGTTTTTTGCAGGTTCAGACACTGCTGCAACTCTGCTGAGCCCTGTTTTGCTCTGAGCTCACCAGCCGAGCCCCCTACCCTCTAGAAGTTTCTCTCGGAGCCCCCCACCTGCCAGAATTCTCTCGGAGGTCTGGCGGGACTAACCTGTAAAAGGACCATTTCAGCAGGAACTGCCGGGCGGCCTTGGGGAAGGTGGGGCTGCCGGCATGCTGCTTCAGGACCTGGGTGACCACGCTGTCCAGCCAGCTGGCCCACTGGTCCAGGGAGCTCTGCTGCTGCAGGGTCAGCTTGAAATCCTGCTCCAGCCGCTGCACCACACTCTCCTCGCACTGGCACACCCATGAGGCCTGCTCCTGTGGGCAGGGCGGAGGCCAGCGTCAGCAACGTGGACCCCCAGCCACGGCAGCCCTCCCCGGACCTAGCCATGCTCAGGGCGGGACATCATGCTGTGCTTGAGCCTTCTCGCCCTTGACCTTGACAGCTGCAAGCCAAGTCCTGTGTCTCCCATCACAGGGGCAGAATAGAGAGCTGAGGGGGATCGTACCCGGCTTCCAGGGACTCATACCCGGGTCTTTCTGGATCAAAGCTCATGCTATACGAGGTCTTTGTTTAGCTTTGTTTCAAAGGGGTCACttctaaatgtgtgtgtgtgcctttatttatttaatggatAGACGCAGGGCCTGAAATAAGCATAGCTCGGAAGCTGCTGTGGGCTGACACTTTGccaagcctgggggacagagtcaGGAAAGTGGCCACAGGGAGGTCAACGTGGTGCCACAATCCTGGAAGCTGGGGGCCTTTGTGAGGAAAATGAGCAGAAGTGTTGGCCACAGCGCCTGGACACCAGAGGGCCCTGAGAGATGATGGAGTGGAGAGAgctgggggctgtgggtgggctTTGGCCTGGGACCCGTGTCATGCAACAGAACCGTGGCCAGGCTCGGGGCAGGGGCCAGGTTGTGCCACGGGCTCCACTTGGTGGGTTTGCTGGTTTTGCTGGAGGGCGGGAAGCCCGGGCCCTGGGGACGGTGTGGAGGAGGTCACCTGCACATTGGCAAAGTCCACGCGGTTGAGGTCGCTGAGCATCTGGTTGATCTGGGACGTGTTCTGCAGCACCGCCCGGGCCGCCTGCGCCAGGTGGTTGAGGGACGTGTAGCGCCGCAGCGTCTGGGCGAAGGCACTGACGACACCCACCTGTAAGCCAGGGCTCGTGGTGAGCAGGGGTTCGAGGGGAGAGCCTGTTCCGCTGCGCTCCTTGCAGGGGTGCGTGGGCTCAGGGACAACACAGGGAGGAGGGAGCAGGAAACAGCAACCTGGGCAGGGAAGAGGGAACTCCTGCTATTCTTAAGGACCCAGTGTGTGAGAATCAGTGAAGAGGAGACCTCGCCGGCACATCACACGCGTTGCTAACCGAGGCCTGCGTGCTGCTGAGTTAGAATTCACAACTGTCGCCATGCCCACTTCTAGAGTCCCTGTGGTTCTCTGGAGGGGCTGTTGAGACCACAGATTCCTGAGTGCTACAGGATCAGACTTTTAGTGGGTGTGGCCTgggaatcttattttttttaaaagatggggtcttgcttgttgttgcccaggctggtctcaaactcgtggcatcaaatgatcctccagtctcagtctcccaaagtgctgggattacaggtgtgagccactgcaccggccctGAATGTGACTTTTTAACAATGACCTGATCAATGCTTGCATCACTGCCTAACAGATCAATTCCGAAGAGCAGGCGGGTGCCCTGCAGCTGCCTCCTCTCACCTAAGAGCCCTTCAGGAAATGCTCATgatggctgggtgaggtggctcacgcctgtaatcccagtactttgggaggccaaggcaggtggatcgcctgaggtcaggagttcgagaccagcctggccaacatggcgaaaccctgtctctactaaaaatacaaaaaaattagccgggtgtggtggtgggcgcctgtaatcccagctattcgggagactgaggcaggagaatcgcttgaacccgggaggcagacgttgcagtgagctgagataacaccattgcactccagcctgggcgacagattgagactctgtctcaaaaaaaaaaaaaaaaaaaaagaaacgcttGTGAGAACGGTGAGTAATCACTCTCTTTTCCACAAGTCGGCCAAGGTTCTACATTTCAAATTCGACTGATTTGTGGCCAAGATTGCAGCAATAAGGATCACAGCAAGGAGATTAAATTTCCCGAATAAGATGAGCACAGAAACACGCAATCTGTTCTGAATTGACCCAAAGATGTGACATCAAATGACATCttctgttgttccccttcctgccaGCACTGATGCGTCATCGGCAGTGTGCTCAGGGCTTCCTGAAGGGATTGGTTACTCTCATGACACAGGGAAGAAGCCAGCGCTCTCTGGGACACAGTGGTCCTCATGCTGTCCTGGACTGGAGCCCCTCCCAGCCATCGTTGGGGAGCCCAGGCCTCACCCTGGACGTACCTTGGTCTGGATGACCTGTTGTGGGAAGTCACTCATGGCATTTGTCAACCAGCCTTCCAAGCTCTTGGCAAAGTTACGGATGGCCTGTGTCAAGGTACCTGGGGGATACAGACCATGATATTACCAGGGAGAAAGGCAGTGACTGGACCCTGGAAATCAGCATTCAGTGTAAGAGCTGGCCCAAGTGCGATGAAAATGACCACCATGAAGAACGAGCCACACAGGCGACGGGGAACCGAGGACACTTAGAAAAGGGAAGAACCGGGCATGGCCCAGCGCTGCTGGTCACCACCCACTGCCTATGCGGGTCTCACAGGGGCGATTCTGCCCCAGGGGACActgggcaatgtctggagacgttAATGGTGGTCATGACTGCAGGGTGCCTCAGGCATGGAGTGGGTGGAGGCTAGGGATGCTCCTCAGCACCCCACAGTGCCCAGgagggccccaccccagacaacGATCCAGCCCCAGATATCAACAGTGCCAAGGGAAAGAGGCcttgacacaaacacacacacacacgtaaataCATTCTACCAActtcctaatttattttaaagtaggtTAGAATAAGAAGCAAATAATaagattgttaaaaaaaaaaaacacaaaaaacaaaaacagaaaaaggccaggtgtggtggctgacgcctgtaatcccagcactttgggaggccgaggtgggcggatcacctgaggtccggagttcgagaccagcccggccaacatggtgaaaccccatctctactaaaaatacaaaaatgatctggacgtggcggtgggtgcctgtagtcccagctatttgggaggctgaggcaggagaatcacttgagcccaggaggcgaagactgcagtgagcctcctgcactccagcctgagtgacaagagcaaaactctgtcttaaaaaaaaccagaaaaatattttaaaatgcaaaaggaaAGATACCCCAAACTCCCACCATAACATAGAAACTCAGACGAGGCATTGCCCTGAACAGTTTTCAGGCAGACAGGCAAGGCCAGGCCAAATGAGAAATGCAATACTTTTGCCGTTTCCCATCTTCCAGTAAAGGGAGCATAGAGTTTACTCAACAGGACGGAGAGCTGCCTGGTACTAACGGGCATGCCTATTTGTGGATGGCCTGAGGGGCACGGTCCATGGGCCCGGATGTTTGTGGATGGACTGCGGGGCACGGCCTGTGGTCCTGATGCTGTGATTTATGAAGAGAGGCCTCTGTGCCCAGCTTCCTTGATGACCCCTAGGGTTTTGGGGAGCTTGGCACGGGCCTGGCCTGAGGGCCCCCTCGTGGTGGGTGCTGTCATTGCCTCAGAAGCTGGAAGCCCTGGGAGGTCTCCAAGGGCACGAGTGATCTCTGCCGTGGGCCTAGCTTCCTTCCTCACTGTGCCTGTcactctctccccaccccaccaagtCCTGTGGGAAATCACAGGGTGGGGCACTGGGGTGTAAATGTCTCCTGGAATCCCACGGTGCTGGGAAGTGGGGTCTGGCTGGGGGTTAAAGGTCAGCCTCTACCCTAACAGGCTGCAGGAGTCCAGGGCCATGTCCCCGCTTCTTCTTCTAAGTTTATGTCCCTGCCCCTCCTACAGGGGTGGCACTCAGGAAGTGTCACAGTGGGGCTTAAGGGAGGCTGGAGGAAGGTGGCTGGTGGTCGTCTGCAAGACCAGGGTGCCCAGCAACCCCACATGGCCCTGGGCCAAGGCCTCCCGCACAGTGACGGCTCCAGGGCTGCACACAGGCTACTCCCAGAGGCCGGCCTGCATGCCCCCAATGAACCTTCTAGAAAGCACCGAGCCCAGCCCAGCTACTCTTGGCTGTGTCCTGACAGCAGGTAGAGCTCACCAGAGCCACTGTGACCTTCCCCTCGAGTCAGAGACAAGGACAAATGCGCATGCCAGAGGACACACATTCTACGGCCCACAGCGGCTCTCACTTagggattttttttgagacagggtcttgctctgttgcccaggctggagtgcagtggtgcgatcatagcttactgcagcctcgacctcttgggctcaggtgatcctcctgcctcagcctcctgggccgctgggactgcaggcatgcaacaccacaccagctaatttttgtattttttttagaaatggggtctcactatgttgcccaggctggtctcaaactcctgggctcagcgatttgtctgcctcagcctcccatagtgtggGGAtcactggcatgagccaccgcgcccgcccacTTTTGGGTTTTCTGTGAAAGCGATGGTCTGAGGTGGCTGAAGATGTACATGTAAGAAAGGACAGAGGAGGCAGGAAGAGAGGATGGAGCAGTGCCGGGCGGGGCCGTGGGTCACTTACTGGGGACCGGCCTCAGCACGTCGGGGATGAGAATCTCCACCAGCGCCTGGTAGAGGATGTGGTCGCAGCTCCTCATCCACCTGAGGATGCGGTCGCACTGACACAGGGAGATAAGCTTGTCCTTGGGCAGGACGGCGCCCTCGGGGTCTTCGTCactgtggagggaggggggacaGGTGAGCTGTGGCCTGGCCCAGGTGGGCTCACTCAGCCAAGGGAGCGAGCAGAGAGCCGGGCTGCGGGACTTTTGCCCAACAGTGGGGCTGGGGTTTTGCTCCCCATCCCTGAGCCTCGACGGGTCCCCTCCCTCCATGTTGCTCCCGGTGCCTCCGTGTTTCCCCCTGTCCCTCACTGTCCACGCTGTCCCTCCCCTGCCAGTGGTCATACTGTCATAGTGTGTCTCACTGCAGCTATGGGTTGGGGTCACTTCTACTTGGGATTGCATCATGGTCACCTCTAAAATCCTCCCTATTCAAACAGTCTGACCCTGCAAAGGGGCGGATGGCAATGTGAATTTCAAGTCAACTCTACCAAGTCTAAAAATTACAGGGACGGAGGCAGAGGGGTCTGAGCCCTGATTCTTGGAGAGCTGAGGCTTTCGTTTGTGGGTTACCTGTGGACGTCAGCAGGGGGTTAAGTCTGGGGTGGCTGTGAACTCAGCCAGGGTGTGGCAGTCACCTGGCAGGAAGAGAGGTGGGGCCGTCGCTGGAGGAGGCCTTAGAGTTCCAGAAGGAGAGCCACAGCTTCTCGATGTAGTGGAACTGGAGGTTCATCACCACATCTACAGTTGCCTAGGAATGAAGGGACCGGTGAGACAGACGGGTGCGTGCGCCCATCACGTGCACTCAGCACACGTCAAGTGAGCAGCCGTGATCCGGGCTACAGCGGGGTGCCCTGGAATCCCAAGGGAGGCCACAGAGAGGAGAGGAGCAGGCGATGGACATGGATGCGGAGGGGCTGCTGCTTCAGAGAGGATGCTTGTGGGGGGGCTCGGGGCTCCAGCTCCTCAGCGTCACCTGGGGACGCCTGGCCTGAGCTGGCGGTTCCTGGGAGGGACACGTAGGAGCTGCCTGCCTGGGCTGGGGCGGTCACCTCGCAGTGCCGTCTGTACACCAGCTGCAGGGCCTTGACGTCGTGCAGTGTGACGCCATCCTGCAGCAGGACGCTGC from Gorilla gorilla gorilla isolate KB3781 chromosome 20, NHGRI_mGorGor1-v2.1_pri, whole genome shotgun sequence encodes:
- the RFX2 gene encoding DNA-binding protein RFX2 isoform X8, coding for MYAPSSTASYFEAPGGAQVTVAASSPPAVPSHSMVGITMDVGGSPIVSSTGAYLIHGGMDSTRHSLGHTSRSSPATLEMAIENLQKSEGITSHKSGLLNSHLQWLLDNYETAEGVSLPRSSLYNHYLRHCQEHKLDPVNAASFGKLIRSVFMGLRTRRLGTRGNSKYHYYGIRLKPDSPLNRLQEDTQYMAMRQQPMHQKPRYRPAQKTDSLGDSGSHSGLHSTPEQTMAVQSQHHQQYIDVSHVFPEFPAPDLGSVLLQDGVTLHDVKALQLVYRRHCEATVDVVMNLQFHYIEKLWLSFWNSKASSSDGPTSLPASDEDPEGAVLPKDKLISLCQCDRILRWMRSCDHILYQALVEILIPDVLRPVPSTLTQAIRNFAKSLEGWLTNAMSDFPQQVIQTKVGVVSAFAQTLRRYTSLNHLAQAARAVLQNTSQINQMLSDLNRVDFANVQEQASWVCQCEESVVQRLEQDFKLTLQQQSSLDQWASWLDSVVTQVLKQHAGSPTFPKAARQFLLKWSFYSSMVIRDLTLRSAASFGSFHLIRLLYDEYMFYLVEHRVAEATGETPIAVMGEFNDLASLSLTLLDKDDMGDEQRGSEAGPDARSLGEPLVKRERSDPNHSLQGI